One window of the Arthrobacter sp. D5-1 genome contains the following:
- a CDS encoding DUF4235 domain-containing protein yields the protein MNILVKIFGLAIGLGAGALANKTLEGLWEKQTGKPAPKDSTDLNDSLPGVLVFAVVSAAVAAVVHVLTQRGTKSALVRMKKSADEV from the coding sequence GTGAACATACTGGTGAAAATTTTCGGCCTGGCAATCGGTCTTGGCGCCGGTGCGCTGGCAAACAAGACGCTGGAGGGCCTCTGGGAGAAGCAGACCGGCAAACCTGCCCCGAAGGACAGCACAGACCTCAATGATTCACTTCCGGGCGTGCTGGTCTTTGCGGTTGTCTCGGCCGCCGTCGCCGCCGTGGTTCACGTCCTCACCCAGCGGGGCACCAAGAGCGCCCTGGTCCGCATGAAGAAATCGGCTGACGAGGTCTAA